In Mustela nigripes isolate SB6536 chromosome 9, MUSNIG.SB6536, whole genome shotgun sequence, the sequence ACGGTGTCCGCCTGGGTCCCCGCATCGCCTTTCCAGGCATTGTAACCACTCGCTAAGCTAAGCCTGCAAAGGTCAGCGGCCCCCAAGGACTTACAGGGAGTAGGCTCTCTGGCCCATCACGACCCGGGATGGGGGCACAGCCCTTCCCCCCAGCTCCCTGAGCCTCCTGGGGTTTGCCCTCCACTTCCCAGaacggaggcagagggagccacCTGCACTGCCCCTTGGGGCGGGACAGGGAGATGGTGGTGGGTTTCCCATCCAGTGGTTCCCGGACGTCTGTTGAAGTCCTGCGCAGCCGCACTGCCAGAGCGTCTGGAACGGGAGCAGCCCGTTACCAGGACACCTGGTCTCCCGTGGTATCTTCTTGGGAACCCTACCCAGTTCAGCACAGAACATGTCCGCATCTGGCGTGCTCATCACCCCCTCTggcaccaccccctgccccagaacGTGGCTCTAGGAGAGGCTGTACCTGTGCTGCCCGCTGAGGCCTATCTGGCAGATGGGACCCAAAGGACCACGCTGCATTCTGTCCGGCCTGGGCAAGGGCAGCCCCCCTCGGACCCCACTGGGCCGATGGCGGATATGGGAGACAGGTCCAGCGTGGTGGGAGGGAACCCAGGGACACTCACAGAAAAGCGGTTTATTTACATCACACGTTCTCGCAATGGGTCCTCTGGCCAGCCCTTGTGGTCGGGCCCCAGGCGCTCCTTCGTGCCCCCACCCCCGGTCTAGCCTGTACGGCCCAGCTGTGTGGCCCAGCCATGGCTGGGGGCCCCGGGGCAGCCGTCACGAGTACCTGGTGTTGGAGATCTCCTTCCAGAGCAGGGTCTTGAGGTGGCTCAGCACCAGCGAGTGGTGCGCCTCCACCTGGCTGGCCAGCCCGCTCAGCGTGGTGCAGGTGCGCAGCTGGCGGCCCAGCTCCTCCCGCAGGTCGGCAGGGGCGCCTGGCAGCAGGTAGTCCCGCAGCAGCTCACACACCTTGGCCAGGTTAGGCTGGATGAGGTCGCCCTTGCATTGGCGCACGAGCTTGTCGCAGGGCGCCCTGCAGTCCCGGCCATAGGTGCAGTCGGCGCTGTGCCGGCAGGGCCGGCCCTGCAGGAAGCGGCGTACGGTGGCCTCGGGCGCGACCTGTTGCAGGTCTGCCATCTTGAAGTCGTACTGGGCCGTGTAGCCCACGTTGGCCAGCGTGGTCTCGCACATGTAGAAGGTCCCGTAGGCACCGTGGAAGAGCTCCTCCACGAACTCCAGCAGCCCGATGGCAATCTTGGCCCTCCAGGGCCACGCGGGCCCCAACCACTGCTGGAGCACCGTGTGCAGGGCAGGGGGCAGCAGTGGGCGCAGCAGGGTCGGGAGAGCGGCTCCATGCCAGGAGCTGTGGGGGATCCCCTCGGTGACATAGAGGTCCCCGCACGATCCCAGCAGCCGCGATGCATGCTCCTCCTGGAgagacagcagcagcaggaactCGTTCCGTTGGAGCAGGGCCCACACCGACTTGGCCTCGGCCAGCGACACCCTGCTGTCCTTGTTGAAGTCGGCCATGAGCAGGACCTGCCCGACCAGCGCGGGCAGGGAGGGCAGGTCTCCCAGATTCGCCTGACATTTGGGACCCAAAGAAAGGGAGACCGAGTCATTTCAGGACCAGCAAGCctggcctggtggtgggtttcTGCATTGGCAGATGCCACCTTGACCTAGTTGGCTTGGACCCCTGGGAGTCTGCCGGACGGGCTGCACATGGGACCCCGGTGCTTCTGCCAGCTTGGGAGAGCCCGGCGTCCAAGCACGCGCGTGGAGGGAACCACCCGGCGCTGTGGGAAGCCCCCTCGCTGACCACAGGAGCATTGTCCTTTCTCCAGGAGCTGCTCCTGGGGCTCCATGTCCCCATGTCTCCACAGTGCTCAGGGAGCTGAGGGTGGGCACTTGGGTCTGCTTCCCATGCGGAGAGTTCTCACCCCGCCCAGATGCCCTGGGTGGGTTGgcccggtggggggggggggggtagaaggGGTCCTTTGCACCCAGTCATTGCTCGCAGACCCTGAGCCAGGGTCTGCCTGGAGCTGCGGTCCAGCCAGATGCCTGGACACTGCCGTGGCTCCCACCAGCCTGTCTCCTGCCCTGGACTCCACGGCTCCCAGGAACCAACTGACCTTGAGAAAGCTGAGGGTCATCTCTCGGAACTCCTTGATTGACGTCCCCCGGGTGGGCTTGTCGAACAGCAGCAGCTCCTGCCGGGGGGCTGGTTCCGACCTGGCCTTGGGGTCCAGGCCCTCCTCAATGCCACACTTAATGGTCACCTCCTTGCCCTGCCACAGCCCACTATACACCTGCATGGGGCCACAGGAGTCCTCAAGCTGACATCCCCTCCCGCTGCCCCCAGGGTGACCCCAGCCAGACCCCACAAGGCTCACCTGCTGCCCTGGGACAGAGGACAGACACGCTCTCCACTCCACCTCGTGCAGGCTGCACAGGTCCTGGCAGATGGAGCCAGAGATGATGCCCTTGCGGTACTGGTCACACTGGGCACAGGAAGGAGAACCAGGAAGTGGCCTGAGGCCGTggggcccctcccccaacatccACAGGTTGCAGGTGAGGCCCCTGGTTCTTAAGCGGCTCCAGACCACTACAGCTGGGAACCAGGAGCCTTTGGCCatacctgaccatgctggcaagACCCTCTGCTCCGAGTCAGGGTCTCCCCAATGTGTGCTCTCCCCTGTAGCAGGAAGTAGGAGCAGCAGAGCCTGGGACACCATGGGGCccgggccctgccctgcccctgccccaaggGTGGTGGAGGGGGCCGGGCCAGGGCACCTCCTTAGCCAGATGCCCTGGGAGCTGCTAGCAGCCAGAATCAggcagggctctgggctcagagcaGCGGCTGCTTCCCTGATCCCTGCGTCTGAGCTGACCCAAGCAGGAAGGTGGGGAAGCCGGAGTCCATGGAATCAGGTtcggtcccccccacccccccaacaggGAGGCGCAGCCATCTGGAGCTGGGGGGGGTGCCTTCCTGGAACAGCATCAGCGTTGCCATGGAGCCCAGGCCCTTGGCcgggaggaaggagcaggaaggagtGTGGGCAGTGTGCAGGGCAGGGTGCCaccagagtggggggggggggggggagcacagaCCGGGGCCAGAACCAGAGGCCCCACGAAGAAGGCATCTGCGTGTGGCATCAGAAAGCCACGGCCACTCATCAGGACGGCAAAGCAGCCGTGAGGAAACGCGTTCCACACACTTGAAGGGGGTTCCACAGGGGGCTGACTCTGAGCCCCAGAACCACCCCCCAGAACTGCAGGGCCTTTGAGGGGACCGGCTAAGGACGGGCTTCTGCCCGGCACCGCCCCTCCTCACCCATAGCTGGGAAGGAGCCTGGCTGCCTCGGGCAGAGGGGCTCAGTGTGCCCCGTGGTCCTGGCCCATCAGGCTTGGGGCAAATCGCCCGACCTCCCAGCCCGTTTCCCACCTGCAGGGGAGTGAGTACCTGCCAAACACCCAGAGCCCGTAGGAGCCCATGACCCCTGGTCCACCCTCGGACACACCATGAACCCCCACAAAGCAGGCAGGTTTCCTCTGGAAAGGAGGGGGCATCCCCACAGCCTAGGACACCCCAGGGAGATACCCCTGGGCACACGGTTTCCTCGGGCTCAGAAATACCTGCCAACCCTCTAGGCTGCTGCTCCCTGCACCCCTGGGCCagaatccaccccccccccccccccccgccccccctcattcctgccctgtgtccctcccacccccagagctCCCTCCAGCTCTCACCTGCCTCTCAGGGCCGGTGGCCACACCGCCGGCTCCGAGCCTTGCCCAGCCCCATCTCACCCTGAGCAGTCCAACAGCAGGGcctcaccaaccccccccccccccccccccggccagaGGCTCCATGTCTACCCTTACCTGTCTCCCAAGCCCCTGGACTGTGAGGGCAAAGCCATCAGTCCAGTGCCCAGCTCAGGCCTGGGCCCTGGAGGCCACTGGTGAGCTGTTCTGAAGTGTGCCGAGAACAGGCAGGAGGAGGTCTTTCCCCCGAGCATGGGCACTGCATCCTCGGTGTCCTGTGCCAGCCCAGCCCTCTGAGAAGGTACTCTGCCATCAGCTGGGGGGACTGGAGCCCGCCTGGCCTCCTGCAAATCCTGTCACAGGGGTTCTCCCACCTCTGGGCTTCCCCAAATTGGGCCCTGTGGGACCTTGGCCAGAGCAGACCTGCCTGCGCCCTTCCATGGCCAATGTCAGTCCCACAGAGTCCCCCAGGAGAGGCGACCCTCTTCATCTTACAGCAGGAGGAGCAGCTCCAGGCCTGGCCCGGGGCATCAGAACCCCGGCCATCAGCTCACTGGGGGGCTTCAAATTCCCTGGGAAGGCCGGCCAGGGTGTGGGACGGGCTCAGAAGAATCAGGGCCTTGCCAGGGCCACTGGGGCTGGTGTGGCTGGTCCCTCCAGCCCAAGTCACAGGGTGTCCCACTAGGGGTGCACCGTGAGGCCATGTGCCTTCCTGTGTACAGGCACACACAGGCTCATGACGCCTCCTCCCTCGTGCACACCCATGAGGCACACGTCACACTCACTCTGAGGCCACGGGCTGCCATtgagcacaccccccccccaccccttgttcCCCGCAAGGACCCTACCCACAGCCTCCTTTGGTGAGCCTCTGGCCCCAGGAGTTGCACTCAAGGTCCCCAACATCTGTTcaccccaggctccctgcttaaagTCCTCCCCGCACACATCTCTGACCATCCCAGCCCTACTCTCCGTGCACCTgcagccccaccaccaccaccacacccgCCGCCCTCGGCTGCATCTCAAAGTCCCCTGCTGGTCCCTCTGAGCATCCAGGGCCAGCTCTAAGTGGCCCCCGCACACGGGCCAGCACCAGGCAGGGAGGAGTCCGGCCGCAAGGCTGGCCCAAGGCGACACTTACGATAACCACCTGGCAGACGTGCCCTCGGCAGAGCTCCGCGTAGGACGAGTAGTGCACGTACACCATCCAGCTGCCCACAAAGACGCCCAGCCAGACCAAGAAGACGTACTTGACCCTGAGGCCCGGGAGCCGGCTCTGATGGGAGAGAGGCCAGTGAGGGAGTGCCACATTCGGGGTGTGGGTGCCACATTCGGGGTGTGGGTGCCCCCGGCCGACCCCTTGACACCGGCACCCTGCCCGGCTCCGGCTTCCGAAGCGGCCCAGCAGACGGGTGTTCCCGGGTCTTCCTCCCCGGCCCCCTGCATCCTCGGTGCGCCCACTCTGGGGCAAGGGCCTCAGCCTGGTGCTCCCAGATTTTACATCTCATGAGCAGGCAAGAATAGATCTCCGACTGCAGGGGAACACACAGGAGGCGACTCTGTTTTgatgaataaagatattttttacaaatttccCTCCTAGCTCATTTCATAATGACCTTTAACCTCTGCACAAGGTCAGGCTGGACACGGTCAGGATGGAAAATCCCTTGCCCCCTATACACACCCCCCGCACACCATCCTCTGACCAGTGGGCAGTTGTGGCTGAAGCAGGCCCAGCCCGGGACAGGGGGTGTTGGTGGGGACAGCAGGTGGAGGCTGTAGGTGCACAGGGCAGGCCTCAGCAGCCCAGCTGCCCTGTGAGCCTTGAAGAGACAGCACCTCAGACACCGCGAGTAGGCGGCATTGTCCCCAGAGCCAAAGAGGGACGCAGCCCAAGCGTCCACTGATGGCTGAATAGCTACACAAAACAGGGTACGTCCAACACTGTGGAAAATCATTCACTCTAAGAGGCAGGAATCCTGACACCGGCTACACCGCATATGAACGAGGAGGACGTGGTCCCCGGCGAGGTCTGCCCGGCACGGAGGGACCGATCCCGAAGGATCGACTCCCAGGAGGCTCTGGAGGAGTCGGACCCAGACACCGGGCGGGGGTCAGGGGTTAATGTCTAACAGGACAGAGTCCAGCGTGGGCAGACAGCCACGTTCTGGGGACGGACAGAGGGATGGTACACAACAGTGTGAACGCGCTGACGCCCCCAGACTGTGCACTTTAAAGCGGGTACGATCGTCACTTTTATGTCCTGTGTATGTACGCACAATGGAGAATAAGTAAGACGGCCCCTGGCCTAcagtgtgtggggtggggtggaaacaGAGTCTCGGGGGCTCAGCCCCTCTGCCAGGCGTCTCCAGCAGAATTACAGGTGTGAGGGGCCCAGACGCACCTGCAGCaggtgggcgggggcggggcctcccATCCagcgccccgccccaccccccgcccaggcCAATCACAAGCCGCCTGCACTGCCGTCCAGGATGGCCCGCCGAGGGGCCACGGTTACCAATGTTCCCttgggcgggggttgggggagaccCCCAGAGCAAGGGGCTAGGACCCAGGGGccagctggaggctggaggccccacctccaaaggAGGTGCTACGCGTCCTCTCCGACTCCAACCACCCCGTGCCCCACTGGGCAGCGACTCCAGTCCTTTTCGCCCTGGGGCCTGcttagccaaaggcaggggctggCTTTCCCgtgaggacagggcaggggcaggcagcTGCGGTTCCCTTCACGGCTCCTGCAGGAGAGACGGGGGCCCCACCTCCTGCATTCCCCGGGCACCTATTCACAGAGCTGGCCCTCCTGGGAAGGGCTGCAGCAGGAGGACCCCTGAGACCACCAGGGATGGGCTCAGGGCCTCAGTAGCCACTGAGAGCAGCAAGGACTGGGGTGCGCTGGGCAGAACGAGAGGGCTGGGCCTCGGGCCCCCATGTCCTGCACCACATCTGCTTCCGTCAGATTTGTTCAAAAGGGAAAAcaggaaagcaaagaaatggCGGGTGGGGGACTGCAGGGTGTTGTTTTGCCAGGACAAGGTCCCAAGACTTCCGGCTGGCAAAGAACAATGCTGTTGGTGGGGGTGAGTCCGGCCTTGAGGGGGCCTGGCAGCCAGGGGGGGGGGCACCGGCAGCCTGGAGGAGGGCAGGCTGGAGCAGCGCTGGACCTGGGGCTGACCCTGGGGTGGACCGAGGCTCACAGAGGGACAACAGCCACACCCCAGCCAGACACCCACCCACtccaccaggctctcccaggaCACCGTCCCCACCTGGCCAGCTCCAACTGTGCCGACAGCCTGCTCTTAGATGGGTACTTCCTCTAGGAGCAGTCCCAGGCCCCCATGAGTCCCCCATGAGTGAGCCCCCAGGACAGGGCAGGTCCTGCGTTTCAGTGCATCCCATGCAACCACTCGCCCACGCCACAGGCCGCTGGCTCCTGGTGAAGCCACTGACTCCGGGTCAGTAACAGCCACGTTACCCACAGGCCAGTGCCCCCCATGCACAATGGCTCCAACCCTGAATGTGACCTGACAATAGCAGGTAGGCGGGGCTGGCTCAGATCCCTGGGAAGCAGCCTGCCTTGAGTGCTAGGGCAagctctgggccacccaggcagcaACCTGGTCAAGTCCCCTCCCTCAggggaccggggggggggggcagtgcacAGCCCACTTCCTGGCCTAGGGGGTCCTCAGACCCCCTCAGCACCCACCTTGCCTACTGCTGGCCCAAGACCAGGATGCACCCAGGCGGGCCAGGGGGGTGtcccacacaaacacaaaacccGAATGTCTCCTGGCTCTGAGGCTTTTCCCCCTGGGGTGGGAGCTGAGGACAGCCAGGCCCCAGGACCAAGGGCACGACCCTGGCAGGGACCCTGTTTCCCTGGCCCCAGGACAGCCTGGGGAGGCTAGGGAGGTGTGGGCTGCTTGAACATTACTGTGCCCAAGGCCATCTCAGGGTGGGCCTGGCTCCGACCACCCAGAGCAAACGCGACAGGCTTCTCAACGGGGTCCCCAAGGGAGCCTGGGCTTCCCCAGCAGACAGCGGCCCCGGTAGGGCcggtgacttgtccaaggtcatggtGGAGTCAGGCACACCCCCACGCTCGGGCTGGCTGGGAGATGACCCCGGGGAGGTTCTGTCTTTCTGAGAGCGTTTCTGTGTCTCCCAAGTCTTCcattacagaaaagcaaaccTTACCTCTTTAAAGTGGGGAAAGAGACAAGGACCAGGCGTGGTTTCTGGGCCTCCGGGGTGGGGGCCGCGCGGGGGAGAGGGTCCAGCCGTGGGGGAGGGGCTTCTTCAGTCCCGGGGGCAGGGTCTGCCAGCCCGCAGCATCCGCCGCCCCTCCGCCCGCCCCATCAacgccccctccccaacccctcccggCCCCACAGCCGCCCCAAGGCCACGCAGCGCGTGGAACCCCGCGGCCCGCAGCCGGCCCCCGGCTGGCCGCCGCGGCCTGCACCAAAGCCAGGCAGGCGGGCGCCTACCTGCAGGCCcttggagaaggggcagaagagcACCAGGTGCGCCAGGCGCCGCAGCCGCCGCATGGTGGGCCCCCGGCGTGCGCGGGCCCGCCNNNNNNNNNNNNNNNNNNNNNNNNNNNNNNNNNNNNNNNNNNNNNNNNNNNNNNNNNNNNNNNNNNNNNNNNNNNNNNNNNNNNNNNNNNNNNNNNNNNNNNNNNNNNNNNNNNNNNNNNNNNNNNNNNNNNNNNNNNNNNNNNNNNNNNNNNNNNNNNNNNNNNNNNNNNNNNNNNNNNNNNNNNNNNNNNNNNNNNNNNNNNNNNNNNNNNNNNNNNNNNNNNNNNNNNNNNNNNNNNNNNNNNNNNNNNNNNNNNNNNNNNNNNNNNNNNNNNNNNNNNNNNNNNNNNNNNNNNNNNNNNNNNNNNNNNNNNNNNNNNNNNNNNNNNNNNNNNNNNNNNNNNNNNNNNNNNNNNNNNNNNNNNNNNNNNNNNNNNNNNNNNNNNNNNNNNNNNNNNNcggggtgggggcgggggacacGACACCGCGGGCGGTCTCGGAGGCCCGGGcggaggaggaggggcggggaggggcggcgcGTGGTGGCGCGCGGGGGCGAGGCCCGGGCCTGGCGGGGCGGTGGACGCGGTGCGAGCGCGCGCGGCTCCGGCCGGCGGCGCCTCCGGGCCGGCTCTGTCCGAGCCCCCGCAGCCCCGGCCCTGCTCGTCGCCCCGCGTCCAGAAACTGGACGCGGCGCGGCGGCCTCGGGGTCGGGCCTGTCTCCAGCACCAGCAATTCCGTGCCCTGGGCCCGGGCTGGGTCAGCGTTCGCCGCGGACGTGGGGTGGCCAGGGCGCAGCCGCCGTGAACTTCCGCGCCGGGTTCCGCGTGCAGGTGGGTTTTCCCGCCCCGCGGACTAGCGCGGGAGGCCGTGGGCAGGTGCGCTGCGCACTCCCGCCGGCCCCGACCCCTGCTGCTGCCCATGGGGGCGCGCGCAGCCGGGCCTCCGCGCTCCGCAGTTCCCCGTGGACAGACGGTGCTGAACCACCTTATAGATCTTCTCTCCCGAAACCTACATTTAATTCTTTCCC encodes:
- the DIPK1B gene encoding divergent protein kinase domain 1B; amino-acid sequence: MRRLRRLAHLVLFCPFSKGLQSRLPGLRVKYVFLVWLGVFVGSWMVYVHYSSYAELCRGHVCQVVICDQYRKGIISGSICQDLCSLHEVEWRACLSSVPGQQVYSGLWQGKEVTIKCGIEEGLDPKARSEPAPRQELLLFDKPTRGTSIKEFREMTLSFLKANLGDLPSLPALVGQVLLMADFNKDSRVSLAEAKSVWALLQRNEFLLLLSLQEEHASRLLGSCGDLYVTEGIPHSSWHGAALPTLLRPLLPPALHTVLQQWLGPAWPWRAKIAIGLLEFVEELFHGAYGTFYMCETTLANVGYTAQYDFKMADLQQVAPEATVRRFLQGRPCRHSADCTYGRDCRAPCDKLVRQCKGDLIQPNLAKVCELLRDYLLPGAPADLREELGRQLRTCTTLSGLASQVEAHHSLVLSHLKTLLWKEISNTRYS